GAAGAGGGCGTCGCTGAGCCTGTTTAAGGCCTTCAACGCCATCATCATAGAATCCTTACCAGCTTTGACCTCGACTCCCGACTCGATAACGGCCACCAGCCGTCTCTCCGCCCTCCTAACAACAGTCCTAGCTACATGTATACGCGCGCTGCACTCAGAGCCGCCGGGTAGTATGAAGCCCTTTAAGTCGACGTTTTTCATATAGTCGTCGGTTATCTTTTCAAGGGCCTTTACATCCTCCTCGGTTATCCTATTATACCCTGATAGAGAGAAGCCAATCCTGAAAAGCAGCCTCTGGAACCTTCTAAGCGCATCTCCAACGGTATCGCTACACGCGATCCTAGCATATCCTAGCAGGGAGTTGGCTTCATCGATCGCACCCATGAATTCTATTAGGGGATGAGTCTTGGCGACCCTCGTACCTAGTGCCGCGCAGAATGTTGTGCCGTCGTCACCTGTTCTCGTGTAGATGCGTACCATTAAGATCACCGTTCCCAATACGAGGGAAATACGCCATATTATAATCTGGGTATAATGAAAGGGGCTTGTTGGAGCCGCCGGCGGGATTCGAACCCGCGACCACCGGCTATCCCGCGACTCGGAGCCTTGCTGACCGTTACGAGGCCGGCGCTCTACCGCTGAGCTACGGCGGCTCCCAGGATTAAATGAGGGGTTATGAGTTAGGCGATAATAACCGTTTCCCGTCGAGATCATCGCTGGTTATACCCGGGCGTCTATCACCCTAGTAGATGGCCTGTAGTGGCGTTTATCGGTCGCCTTGAGGTTCTCTCGTAATCGTAACGGTATACTCGGCTTGTAAAGTAATGGTGGAGCGTTTAGTTGACGTGGGGACTATAATAGAATCCTACAGCTACTTGACTTTTACATGCACAGATAAGTAGGCTACTTCACCCGGGTTTCTCTCTGGAGGAGGGCTTTGATTTCACCGAGGAGAGCATCCTTCTCAGCATGTTTACAAAGTCTGCCGGGTCTACCACGATTATGCCGAGCTGCTCTCCCAGTCTTTTTATGCCAGCGTCGCTAGTGACTATTATGCCCTTAAGCTCCATCGCCAACAAGATAGTGTCCAGGTCCTCCACGCTGTCTACTAGGCCTTTACG
This window of the Candidatus Thermodiscus eudorianus genome carries:
- a CDS encoding cob(I)yrinic acid a,c-diamide adenosyltransferase; amino-acid sequence: MVRIYTRTGDDGTTFCAALGTRVAKTHPLIEFMGAIDEANSLLGYARIACSDTVGDALRRFQRLLFRIGFSLSGYNRITEEDVKALEKITDDYMKNVDLKGFILPGGSECSARIHVARTVVRRAERRLVAVIESGVEVKAGKDSMMMALKALNRLSDALFAMATALQAEEGELEYL